The following coding sequences lie in one Hydrogenophaga sp. PBL-H3 genomic window:
- a CDS encoding formate dehydrogenase accessory sulfurtransferase FdhD has translation MPLPHLTQARAPLTREVEVMNQHGERESIFIPAERDLTVYVDKRELVTLMTLGAHPEWLVLGYLLNQRLIASSDEIESITVDWEVGAASVKTRHGIDHIEERTSKRVVTTGCGQGSVFGNLMDEIDSIQLPANMVLRQSQLYAIVNAIRLKESTYKSAGSVHACALFLGEELQLFVEDVGRHNAVDTIAGWMALTPTLPTAFGSLPPEGADPAWGGPAPDRSASVKGDKIFYTTGRLTSEMVIKSAQMGVAVVVSRSGITQMGLDVARRVGLCAIGRATNKHFLCYSHPERLVLDALPPAAPAARERAASPT, from the coding sequence ATGCCTTTGCCCCACCTCACCCAGGCCCGTGCGCCACTGACCCGAGAAGTCGAGGTCATGAACCAGCATGGCGAGCGCGAGTCGATCTTCATACCGGCCGAGCGCGACCTCACCGTGTATGTGGACAAGCGCGAACTGGTGACCCTGATGACGCTGGGCGCACACCCCGAGTGGCTGGTGCTGGGCTACCTGCTCAACCAGCGCCTGATCGCCTCCAGTGACGAGATCGAGTCCATCACCGTGGATTGGGAGGTGGGCGCGGCCTCGGTCAAGACCCGTCACGGCATCGATCACATCGAAGAGCGCACCTCCAAACGCGTGGTCACCACCGGCTGCGGCCAGGGCAGCGTGTTCGGCAACCTCATGGACGAGATCGACAGCATCCAGCTGCCGGCCAACATGGTGCTGCGCCAGTCGCAGCTGTACGCCATCGTCAATGCGATCCGGTTGAAGGAGAGCACCTACAAGTCGGCCGGGTCGGTACATGCGTGTGCGCTGTTTCTGGGTGAAGAGTTGCAGTTGTTTGTGGAAGACGTGGGCCGCCACAACGCGGTGGACACGATTGCGGGGTGGATGGCATTGACCCCCACGCTCCCCACTGCGTTTGGTTCGCTGCCCCCCGAGGGGGCTGATCCGGCTTGGGGCGGCCCGGCGCCGGATCGCTCCGCTTCGGTCAAGGGCGACAAGATTTTCTACACCACCGGCCGCTTGACGAGCGAGATGGTCATCAAGTCCGCGCAGATGGGTGTGGCGGTGGTGGTGTCTCGCAGCGGCATCACGCAGATGGGCCTGGACGTGGCGCGGCGCGTGGGTTTGTGCGCCATTGGCCGGGCAACCAACAAACACTTCCTCTGTTACTCGCACCCCGAGCGGCTGGTGTTGGATGCCTTGCCGCCGGCCGCGCCCGCTGCGCGAGAGCGCGCCGCCAGCCCGACCTGA